CCTCTTTGTTGGCGTTGTAATTTTGTCTATGGCGTTCAGCGCGGTCTGCACCTGATCTTTTGTATTATAGTATCCGAAGGCAAACCGGACCGTTCCTTCCGGAAAAGTGCCGATGGTTCTGTGTGCCGATGGCGCGCAGTGAAGCCCCGGTCGGCACATGATATTGCTGGCTTCGTCAAATTCAAGGGCCAGATCGGACGGGCTTTTTACGGTAAGGGTAAAGGAGACCACGGAAATCCGCTGTTCGCTGTTTCGGGTGCCGTAAACGGTTGCTCCGGTTATGGCGTCCAGTCCGTCAATGAACATGGTGGTCAGCGCCATTTCCGAATCGCGGATATGCTCAACCCCTCTGGACAGAACGGAACGGGCCCCGGCTCCCAGACCGAATATGCCGATGGTGTTCGGTGTGCCGGATTCATATTTGTCCGGCATGAAATCCGGCTGAGCTTCAAATTCGGATCTGCTGCCGGTGCCGCCCATTTCAAGGGGAGAAATTTCTTTGTCCAGACCTTTTCGGATGTAAAGCCCCCCGGTTCCCTGGGGACCACACAGGGATTTGTGGCCGGTAAAGGCCAGCAGGTCAATATTCATGGCGCTTACGTCGATGGGAACCGTCCCGGCCGTCTGAGCGGCATCCACACAGAACACCAGCCCGTGCTCTTTTGCGATGGTTCCCACTTCCGCTACCGGCATGATCGTTCCGGTGACATTGGATGCGTGGGTCAGAAAAATGGCCCGGGTATTGGGTTGAATGGCGTCGGCGATATCCTTCGGGTCAAGTTCGCCGGCAGCGGAGCACCGGATTACGGAAAGCTGCATGCCCCGGGATGCCATTTCTCTGAGCGGCCGCATGACCGAGTTGTGTTCCATGCTCGAAGTGATCACGTGATCCTCCGGCTTAAGAAGCCCGAATACGGCAAAATTAAGCGCTTCGGTAGCATTTTTGGCAATGACGATGCGCAGCGGATCGGAGATATTGAACAGCCTGGCAAGAGTTATCCGGGTCTCGACCAGTTCCCGGCCGGCATCAATCGCCAGGCGGTGGCCGGATCGGCCCGGACTGGCCCCGATGCAATGAAAGTAATGTTCCATCGCTTTGAGGGTGTCTTCAGGCTTGGGCCATGAGGTGGCCGCATTATCAAAATAAATTACGGATTCAGGCATGCCGGCTCCTTTTGAAATAAAATACGAGCGTCAAAATAGCACTCGCAATGATGCGGACATGATCCGGATCATTCGTCCCTTTTATAGGCCGGAGCGGAGTTTGTCAATTTGGAAAT
The sequence above is drawn from the Desulfobacterales bacterium genome and encodes:
- a CDS encoding aminotransferase class V-fold PLP-dependent enzyme, which translates into the protein MPESVIYFDNAATSWPKPEDTLKAMEHYFHCIGASPGRSGHRLAIDAGRELVETRITLARLFNISDPLRIVIAKNATEALNFAVFGLLKPEDHVITSSMEHNSVMRPLREMASRGMQLSVIRCSAAGELDPKDIADAIQPNTRAIFLTHASNVTGTIMPVAEVGTIAKEHGLVFCVDAAQTAGTVPIDVSAMNIDLLAFTGHKSLCGPQGTGGLYIRKGLDKEISPLEMGGTGSRSEFEAQPDFMPDKYESGTPNTIGIFGLGAGARSVLSRGVEHIRDSEMALTTMFIDGLDAITGATVYGTRNSEQRISVVSFTLTVKSPSDLALEFDEASNIMCRPGLHCAPSAHRTIGTFPEGTVRFAFGYYNTKDQVQTALNAIDKITTPTKR